TTTCCTGTGCTGCTATTTGTAACTCTTCCGCGACTTTGACAATAGTCCCCGGAAACTCAATAAATGGATAAGTTATCCAATACACATCTTCGGGTGTGAGCATTGAGGGATCGAACAGCACCCCACGCCTTTCTATAGACATAACTTCTCTGACTAGAGGTGCAAATAGATATGCTAAACGCCAAGCATCAATAGTTTGTAATATTTCTAATGGAGTTTTGGCAAGTATCCACATTGCCCAATGTGGTAAACGTTCGGTGAAAATAGGGGCATTTATCACAATTAAACGCGCGATTAATTGGGGATTATGTTCAGCTAAGGCTAGAGCTACTAACGCCCCTAAAGATTCGGCGACAATGACAGCAGGTTGATCACATAATGCCTCAAGAATGCGTTCTAACTCAATAAGTTGATGACCGTTTTTTTCTCTCCGCAACCCAGGTTTTTCCGAAAAGCCGTAGCCTTTGGCATCAAAGCAAATTACCCGAAAATATTTCGATAATGGAGCTATGCTGTGCCGCCAATTGTAGCTCCAGCTACCCATTCCATGTAATAAAACTAAGGGTTTACCTGTACCTATTTCACCATAAGCAATTTGTACAGGATAACCATGTGTATCAGTAATAATGAGACTTTGCCTTCCTTGCGGAAACGTAGCCTGCCACCAATCTTTCATTCCTTGATTCATAACTTGTTGAAAGCATTCTAATTAGTAAGTAGGTCGGCGGAAATAAAGTTAACTAGCTAGGGTCGTCATTGGTCATTTGTCATTGGTCATTAGTAAGGGTTTGGTCCCTGTTTACGAGTCTTAACATAGTTTGGTTTATTCATGCTTACCTACTTATCACGAGAAT
The window above is part of the Nodularia spumigena CCY9414 genome. Proteins encoded here:
- a CDS encoding alpha/beta fold hydrolase, whose product is MKDWWQATFPQGRQSLIITDTHGYPVQIAYGEIGTGKPLVLLHGMGSWSYNWRHSIAPLSKYFRVICFDAKGYGFSEKPGLRREKNGHQLIELERILEALCDQPAVIVAESLGALVALALAEHNPQLIARLIVINAPIFTERLPHWAMWILAKTPLEILQTIDAWRLAYLFAPLVREVMSIERRGVLFDPSMLTPEDVYWITYPFIEFPGTIVKVAEELQIAAQEIENWQVNKPNMLSQIQNNLGNIKCPTLIMWGDQDSWFPASHGQKLHQRIPLSQLKILDNCCHDASSGSSEVVNAAILEFLEKTNF